The genome window TAGCCAACTAAATTTAgaaaaattgataaaattaGAACCGGAAGCAAACAAAAGTAAGACATAAAAAGGGGTGTTAGCAATTGCACAGAGATTTACCAAGAGCAGCCAACTGTTGCTTCCTACCACTCCCAGGTGGCCTCCCTCTACTACGTTTCGGGGTCGGACTGGTTGAACCCGGTGTAGGAGTAGGTGTTGCCGACATGGGAGACAACCCCAGAGAAACTGGCCCATCGGGGACATACTTCCGGGGCCTCCCTCTTTTCTTCTTTACAGGCTGAGCTGAAGGCGCTCCGGGAGTGACATTCATGGTACTGCCATGATGTTCAAAATTGGGTCTTGAAGGCTCCACTGAGAACGTTGATCCCACAGAGCTGACCCTCACATTGGACTGAGGTTGGATGAGGGTGTTTGAGATGGACCTTAACCCAAGTGCAGCATGGTGAAGTCCGCCACCGCCGCCAGCCTGTGATCCAGGTATAGACCCACCAACCCCTCCTCCCCTACTGATGTAGTATGAAGCTGACCCACCAGACAATCCCATTGCTTCCCTCCCATCCATGCATTTACTAAGAGATTTGTCACTAAAAACCTCAACTCTTTGTCACCTAAAGATTGTTTCTACAACCCTCTTAGTCAATTTTACAGAAAAcagaaaattcaaacaaaatgggGGAAACGTTATAACATTAttttcaaaaaccaaaaaaaaaaaaaagaggggaaaTAAATCCCCTTTAACCCTAAATcttcaaaatacaaaaacagaGTGAGCTTATAAAAAAGGGTTTTGCTTTAAGTTCCAGAAAAatctaaaaaccctaaaaagttCGGACCTTTACCCACAGAAACAAGTAACCAAGTGACTGCAGAACCTGAACATTAGGACCCCTACAGACCCATCACACAAAATATCCAGCAAAAACCAAAATGTAGAAAATCCGGAGCTCAGGGGGCTACAGAGAAGCAAGAATAACAACCTGGCAGCTCTTGAGCGACTGCCTCAGACCCAGCAACAGAACAAAACCCTAGATTTGAAGTCTAGGGTTTGGACTGGAAAATGCAGGAGGTggaaaaggggaaaaaaaggaGGGAGGAAAAGACAAAGGGAAAGGGGTTggggagaaaaaaaatgaaatgaaaatttgagCTTCTGAATGAAGTTGTGTGTGTGAACTGTGAACTACTAACTGAGCaggacagagagagagggagagtactTTGACCTTTTTCTTTAATCTGATCCGGTGAGTGAGGCCTGACGGGAGGTGTGGTGGGGTGTAAGTATCTCTGACCATACGAAAGGAAAGACTTATTGCCATTGGACAGACGGACCCCTACCCGAGTACCAACCTAGATGTCCTCATCAGATTGCCCTTTCTTAGGGCACAGAGTCCTCCAGGGCCTCCATGCCCCACATTCCTCCCCCTCTCTTACTTCTCTCTTTTGGTCTTGGTCTTAGTATCTTCGCTGggttaagggctggtttggtattgctgtgctttgaaaaaaaactgtggaCTTCTAACAAATTATGTTTTAGCCCTCTGAActtctaacaaattaatattttaataaacagttCAAGGTCATATTTCTTATTATCTCTAATCGAGGGTCAAAGGATTATAgtgctcgttttagccctgttaCAAAAAATCATTTCCAACCAAGGACCAAATGGCCATAAAGCCAAACataattaactatttaaaataaattgtgaaaacatTTACTTCATCGTAGTAATTTGCGCCgttttcatgtctacttgcggCCATTAACagttttatgttaaattaatttttttaatttaagtatcCAATTACTAGTACAACTTAGTTTGAGATAGGTACATGTATAAATGCACATTTACCATCTCTAATAGGAAGTTTATATTTGGGGCACCCATTatagttgtcccacatcggccgtGGAAGAGAATTGAGCAAACAAAAGCTTGCATGTGTGGCACCCATTATATTTGTCCCACATCAGCTGCAGGAGAGATTTTGGCAAGCAAACATGCTTATAAAAGTTTGGCTTGCATGTGTGGCACCCCAATATTGAACTAATCAGCTTTTTGGgcctataattaaatatttttaaaaaattttggcccaaaaaaaatattcaaatataGCAGTTAGCCGTTGCATTCAAATTTCTGGCCCGCCCCGGGGTTGGCTAGTTGGGTTAGGCCAACTGATTGGCCCCTTGGTCATTTTTTGTTcagtggggcccacgagccctttggcctatccctcggttggagacgattttcgagctattttcgaccctctaaccctctggacccttcggttggaaatTGCCTTAGGTTCATCAAATTGGTATCCTGATGTCAACAGTGCTAGGAACCAAAAAAGTAATATTTCACTTATTGGAACGGGctggaatttggttgagaaagagTTTTTTCGAGCCACtaattgtgacaacccgtccctaaaatttcgtttttatttatttttaatcgaGGGAATTGACAAAAATGTCTAGAGGCAAAGATTTTGATTTCTATTGACCATCGTCTAGAAtaacgtatgacttattcttttgagGTATTTGCGTAATACTCGATGGTACGAATGTATAAGCGAAAGtcgtttgcgagtccgaattataacggtatagttacgaacGTTTGAAATTTGTTACCTACATTTCAGATTACTATATTATTGAACTCTCACCTTGTGGGAAAGAAGCCAATCAACTTCAAGGATAGAAAATAGGGACCAATTAAatgagaaaaaatatatataaataaaaaaataacctttccaCCAATTAGGAGAGGAGAAATGGAAGCTCTCAGCCTTCCCTTCCCCTTCCCGTTGCCATACATATGCAGAAAACCCGGCTTTGACTAGGGGTGGTTTTCCGACGGTCCTCCACCATTTTTCAAGCAGGTTTCACCCCTTCATCACCTGCAACCTCTTCCACACCCTTCCCTCTACCATCTCCATCTATATTTAAGGGTTTTTAGGTTCGAACCCGTGAGGAACTTCACTGGAGCACCGAAGGTGCTCAACGGCTATTTCTCCTTTCTGGCGAGTTTCACCACCCATTACCATCCTTAATCAACTCCCCTTGGACTCGGGAACAAGACCTAACTAGTTGTAGGGACGTTGGAACGCCGAGAAAGGAGAATCGAAGAGCACCCATTCTAGGGTTTCCGACAGatttgagtgaaattggagctCTTCACGGCCTAATTGGTCTTAGTCACAAGCGACGATTGTTCGTGACGTCTCaatattcgtgctagggagtcaTGGCGCGAatctcaggtgagtgggtcctTTCTTTTCTAtcgtatatatgtatgtatatatatatatatgattgataattccataaacggttataaattgattattgcatataattactgtgaatgctttgatgTACTAAtgtgaactacaaatggcttgatccctgtttagggtacgtagacagtctaacgagacgttagatgcagccatacaataaatgagacttaagacaatagccttgtttagggaattgagcaatgtaagggacattggtggaaaatgtgaggtttaaccttatgatttagtggttaaatgttggtcataaaCCAATGTGTGAATAATCAACAATTTGAaataaggaaacgtaagtaataATAATTCATTAAACTAGTGTCTAGTTGGGCTTATCACCAATAATTATtcccgaaaataaatagttcgggAGTAGGGTGTTATAGCTTATGCAATTTTTTACGCcattatgtgtgtgtatatatatatatatatgtttatgtatACAATTGAAAATGCTATAACATGTTTGAGTATCAGATTGCATCAGggtttatctatatgtatattacctgcacataattattgtgaatgcttgaagtgcaaaggtgaacgcaaGACACCCAGGTAAGTttaggtgagtttatggtattagttgaaatgatggagttacGGCATGACTACATGCATATTTTAGGCAACTCTGaccttgtcgtacaggttgcaatgataggcaactccgacactatCGTACGGATTGCCCATGGACTGTACATGTTACATTGAGatgcattgagagctcataaacctgcaccacgatgttagtgctcccacccgtggccagggcacagtccttcacgtaatgttcacctcccgcaccttacgcttaccttggatccaaggtaggtgcacagttatgtcgtacataccactttaggtggttccgactcataggtgacccgcgattattcacacagtcttcacgtgatcgtagcacttgaccgtatttatttacacccattcCTGtcatacataccactttaggtggttccgactcatgtgcatGTATACTTATTGGGTTATAGAttcagtcgtacatgtcactataggtgactcctacttatgagctagcatatgtaatgagatatggataagtcgtacatgtcattataggtgactctgacttatgagctagcattgattgatgagatatggttgtagtcgtacaggtcaccataggtgactccgactggcgTGCTAATATGGGTTATTAAGCacttgattatttatattgctaatgagatgCTGTGATGTGGTATACTTCTAGATTTAATATtagtatacttttgatttcatgTTTATCCGtaatatgattttctggaagcTAAACAGGTGTTACGGTGAGGGATTATATCGTTTAGAAGGTCTTtattaaagctttattttttGGCCACTCACTCTAGTTTTTATCCCTCCAGGTctagtagcagagcttttatatcgacgaggattcatgGCAAgttttggtattggagatttctTTCGAGGGTATGATTCTTAATCCACTATACTGTACTTACTTATACTCTAACGTcatgtgtgaagtgggttcattcctgctcaccAGGGCACTCTGGTTTTTTtataggcactcttaggtttgaatttattcacatttttccacatcatcatactttatggcttcttcaccttctaggtgtcgtccagcacagctcaattcggagtcctagtggacattccaggtcggggtgtgtcactaatACAAGATCGTAGTGGTTTTTTGAGCCACTAACATAGGATTCTGCAAAAAGCTTAAATATGCTTTATTTTAATGATTTAGAACACCACGTTGATGATAAATATATTAAACGATCTTTTAATGTTATTCTCGTAACACAACATCTAGATAAATGTGGCATTGGCTCTCAGTCAGTTAGTTTAAAAAGAAACTAATGAGTGATTAGCATGGTCAATAAAATGTTGATTGTTGAGTTATCggtctaaaattaaaaaacaa of Malus sylvestris chromosome 6, drMalSylv7.2, whole genome shotgun sequence contains these proteins:
- the LOC126627342 gene encoding AT-hook motif nuclear-localized protein 5-like isoform X3, with product MDGREAMGLSGGSASYYISRGGGVGGSIPGSQAGGGGGLHHAALGLRSISNTLIQPQSNVRVSSVGSTFSVEPSRPNFEHHGSTMNVTPGAPSAQPVKKKRGRPRKYVPDGPVSLGLSPMSATPTPTPGSTSPTPKRSRGRPPGSGRKQQLAALGDWMNTSAGLAFAPHVITIGVGEDIAAKLLLFAQQRPRALCILSGNGAVSSVTLREPASTGVSVTYERFAVLACTVWYWISPSVPLSVQHWRMVRKKTLNICLRFGVLIYTVMFMVFEAGNLNLPRGRLLACLVRCKRICQRVL